A window of the Streptomyces sp. NBC_01351 genome harbors these coding sequences:
- a CDS encoding DUF397 domain-containing protein — protein sequence MPRTRRGPRGVVAVRDSRNPEGRAFRTTAAALAAFVGGRRRGAYQVLMERSRRNRRCFPRKPAHRGQPQSMPVCRTFLARTCGLLLEGK from the coding sequence GTGCCGCGAACTCGTCGCGGCCCGCGAGGTGTAGTCGCCGTCCGTGACTCCAGGAACCCCGAAGGCCGCGCCTTCCGCACCACCGCTGCCGCCTTGGCCGCCTTCGTGGGCGGCCGTCGCCGAGGGGCATATCAGGTGCTGATGGAGCGGTCACGGAGGAACCGGAGGTGTTTCCCGAGAAAACCTGCCCACCGGGGGCAACCACAGAGCATGCCCGTGTGTCGTACATTCTTGGCGCGTACATGTGGATTGCTATTGGAGGGCAAGTGA
- a CDS encoding RICIN domain-containing protein → MTNSGASHAADSGPLYIKNANSNKCLEIENSSKVNGANAQQWSCVGQSGSKWKLRPLGNSEYQIININSGKCLEVENGWRHNGAPIQQWTCDASIGHQKWEIIQNIGSGGDLWLWNVGTSHVAEVENSWTHDGAPVQQWSTVYAARGQQWYFMNA, encoded by the coding sequence ATGACGAACTCTGGTGCCTCCCACGCGGCGGACAGCGGCCCCCTTTACATCAAGAACGCAAACAGCAACAAGTGCCTGGAGATCGAGAACTCCAGCAAGGTCAACGGGGCCAATGCCCAGCAGTGGAGTTGTGTGGGGCAGTCGGGATCCAAGTGGAAGTTGCGCCCCCTCGGCAACAGCGAGTACCAGATCATCAACATAAACAGCGGGAAGTGCCTGGAGGTCGAGAACGGATGGCGGCACAATGGCGCCCCGATCCAGCAGTGGACCTGCGACGCGAGCATCGGCCATCAAAAGTGGGAGATCATCCAGAACATCGGATCCGGCGGAGACCTCTGGCTCTGGAATGTGGGCACCAGCCACGTAGCCGAGGTCGAGAACTCCTGGACGCACGACGGCGCCCCCGTACAGCAGTGGTCGACTGTCTACGCGGCGCGGGGACAGCAGTGGTACTTCATGAACGCCTGA